The segment GACGCGCCCGCCTCTCGCATGGCCGGCGGCACGGCCGCGGCCGCCTCGCCCAGGGCGTCGATGCTCCTGCGCAGGGCCTGCTGGTTCTCGGGCGCCAGCAGCTGGTTGACGCGGCGGGTGGTTTCCTCGAGTTCGCCCAGCAGGCGCTCGCCCTGGCGCGACCACTGTTCCATGAACCCGGCTCGCATGGGTATGCGCGGCGGCTCTCCCGCAAGGGCCTGCAGCGGCTCGCGGGACTCACCGCTGTCGTCGAGCAGGACGAAGGCGATGCCGGTCAGACCCTGGTAGCCCAGGGTCGCGTAGGTGGAACGCGTCATCGGCGTGTCGGGGTCGATATCCATGAGCACCAGGACCTGGCCCGGCGTCTTCGGGTCGAGGTCGATCCGGGCCACCTTGCCCACCTTGACGCCCCGGTAGCGCACGGCGGCCTGCGGCAACAGGCCGGTGATGGTGCTGCGCGTGACGATCTCGTAGCGGCGCATCAGGCCTGTTTCCCGGGTGAGCCAGACCGCCAGCGCAATGAGCAGCGCCGCCACCCCGAGGACAAAGATGCCGGCCGCGATCGCGTGAGCCTTGTTCTCCATAGGTCTAGCCTTTCTGGTCCGTATCCGCCAACAGGGTTTGCGCGCGCCGCCCGCGTTCGCCCTGGAAGAATTCACGCACGAAGGGGTGATCGAAGCGGGCCACCTCCCGCGCCGGCGCGTTGACTATCACCTTCTGGTCGGCCAGCACCGCCACCCGCGTGCTCAGATCGAAGATCGTGTCCAGGTCGTGCGTGACCATCACCACCGTCAGGCCCAGTTCGCGGTGCAGCGAACGCAGCAGACGGCACAGGCCGTCGGCGCTGTCCGGATCCAGGCCGGCCGTCGGTTCGTCCAGCAGCAGCAAGGGCGGGTCCATGATGAGGGCGCGCGCGAGCGCCACGCGCTTGATCATGCCGCCGGACAGATCAGAGGGCATCTTGAGCGCCTGCACGGGCTCCAGCCCCACCATCTGCAGCTTGACCAGCGCGGCATCGCGCACCAGGTCCGGCGGCAGTGTACGCAGCTCCGTCAGGGGGAAGGCGATGTTTTCCAGCACGCTGAACGCCAGAAAGAGCGCGCCGTGCTGGAACAGCATGCCCACACGGCTGCTCGCGCCCGGCTCGCTCATGCGCGAGGCCGGCTGGCCCAGCACGGTGACCCGGCCGCTGCTGGGCCGCTCCAGCCCCAGGATCTGGCGCAGCAAGACCGTCTTGCCGCTGCCCGACGCCCCGACGATGGCCAGCACCTCGCCTTCCTCGACCCGCAGGTCGAGATGGTGATGCACCACCGCCTGCCGGCCGGGCGCGCGAAACACCGTGCTCAGGTTCTCGATTTCGACGAGAGCTCGACCGCTCATATGCCCACATTCCTGAAAACGACGGCGAACAGCGCGTCCACCAGGATCACCATGGTGATCGACACCACCACC is part of the Rhodoferax sp. BAB1 genome and harbors:
- a CDS encoding MlaD family protein, with the translated sequence MENKAHAIAAGIFVLGVAALLIALAVWLTRETGLMRRYEIVTRSTITGLLPQAAVRYRGVKVGKVARIDLDPKTPGQVLVLMDIDPDTPMTRSTYATLGYQGLTGIAFVLLDDSGESREPLQALAGEPPRIPMRAGFMEQWSRQGERLLGELEETTRRVNQLLAPENQQALRRSIDALGEAAAAVPPAMREAGASFRSMREAAGTVSASAEQVRKTADHYARLAQRLQQPGGTLEQLQQGVGALAATGQTVQQSSLPRLNRTLEDTGRAVRQVGRAAASLDEHPQALIYGPALSLPGPGEPGFVVPRGAR
- a CDS encoding ABC transporter ATP-binding protein, translated to MSGRALVEIENLSTVFRAPGRQAVVHHHLDLRVEEGEVLAIVGASGSGKTVLLRQILGLERPSSGRVTVLGQPASRMSEPGASSRVGMLFQHGALFLAFSVLENIAFPLTELRTLPPDLVRDAALVKLQMVGLEPVQALKMPSDLSGGMIKRVALARALIMDPPLLLLDEPTAGLDPDSADGLCRLLRSLHRELGLTVVMVTHDLDTIFDLSTRVAVLADQKVIVNAPAREVARFDHPFVREFFQGERGRRAQTLLADTDQKG